The nucleotide sequence CAGATTCAATGGCTAGTTGGAGGCGTTCCCGGAAACAATTAATATAGTTGGGCCATCCCACCAGAATGGTTTGATCATGGGTGAGAGTCTCATGTTCCAGGCTATCGGCACTAAATCGCAAGGGTTCTCCCGTCAAGTCACAGCAAATCAGTCCAGCGGCTTGGGCCAACGCCAGGGGCGCGGTTGTATCCCAGAGTTTGACTCGCTTATTGAGATAGAGGTATAAACCCACTTGTCCGGTAATGACCTGTAAGACCTTGAGACCAAAGCTGCCGAGGAAATGAAATTGGGTTTCGGGAATGGCGTGTTGAATGGCTGCCCCATAGGCCTGGAAATCTTTGTAACCAATCATCAACGGGGCCTGGTCGGGGGTGGGGTGGGGTGGGGGACTAGGTTTTAAGGGAAAAGCAGGATCGTTGCCGTTACTTTGCCACAGGCCCCAGCTTGGCCCGCCATAAAAGAGTTGATCGGCAGCCGGATCATAAACCCAACCTGCCCGGGGCGCGCCCTCTTGCCAGAGACCAACCATAACCGCATAGTTTTTTTGGATCCGGATTAAATCATCGGTGCCATCGAGGGGATCAATTAACCAGAGCCGTTCATAGTTTTGATGAAATTGGATTCGAGAGTCGGGATTTTCTTCAGTAATGATCCCATCGGCTGGAAACCAGGCCTGGAATTGTTGACTGAG is from Synechococcus sp. PCC 6312 and encodes:
- a CDS encoding 3'(2'),5'-bisphosphate nucleotidase CysQ; this translates as MTPVSLAQLTHINQALRDAGQLAQTLATQPFEIIEKGKNDFATSIDCQLDEQLSQQFQAWFPADGIITEENPDSRIQFHQNYERLWLIDPLDGTDDLIRIQKNYAVMVGLWQEGAPRAGWVYDPAADQLFYGGPSWGLWQSNGNDPAFPLKPSPPPHPTPDQAPLMIGYKDFQAYGAAIQHAIPETQFHFLGSFGLKVLQVITGQVGLYLYLNKRVKLWDTTAPLALAQAAGLICCDLTGEPLRFSADSLEHETLTHDQTILVGWPNYINCFRERLQLAIESV